The sequence below is a genomic window from Silene latifolia isolate original U9 population chromosome 7, ASM4854445v1, whole genome shotgun sequence.
CAACCACATATTTACCATTCTCTCTGACTCTCTACTCCACTCATTCCGTCTCACTTTCATTTCTCATTACTCACTACTCATCTCACTCTCACCCACCGAGTTCCTCTCAAATATCATAGTGCCATATGCGACGATGGCGGTTTCTTTCTTCCTACAGTTGTTGCGCATCCATATAGGTAATTATCATCCATCCTCTATGATTTTTTTTCGCTTTTGATtgttttcattgttgtttttgttcagtttaattCTATTTGATCCGATTTATTGATAATTATATTGTTGTAGTTGAATTAGGCGATCtttaaaaattagggtttgttgaTTTCCCCTTCTTTAGTACTATTGATTGATtgttttcattgttgtttttgttcaGAAGAGCATGAGTGCCAAGGTGCGCAAGTGCAGTTTTAAACTCGTGGTACTAAGCTTTTGGCGTCTATAGACCTGTATGCATTCATCTCTCTGGCTGTTTGTGTTCGGGCGTTGATGTATGCGAGTCAACTAGTTCCACTTATGCTGTATTGTCAATATGCAGATATATCTATACAGGCTCGGTGAATGTCAGTTTGGATATTGCGCAAGACTTGCTCAGAGCTGTAGATCAGTATCTACTAGAGGGTTTTAAACAACTTTGTGAGTGTACTATTGCCCAGGTATGATAAATTATTCTCATATAGGTTTCTAATTCCTATCTAACGTGTGATATTTGGCTTCTTTAATGCAATCATTTACTACTCAAAACTATATATTTAATTAGTTACACTTTCCCCGTGTTCAAAAGTTTCCACCAAAACTGCAGGATGCACAAGCGGATAGAGAGGCTTTGGGAAAGAAACGTCCCTCCATCTCCGAAAATTATGTATAAAACGATTCAAATGAGCTGCTTCCCTGGCTAGGTCAACTTGAGACAACATGAAAACGGAAAATTGCTGGACACTTTCATCTAATCTCAACCATTTCAATGCAGGTATAAATGTTGAAACTTTTGCAATTGCGTTGTTTATTATAGCAAAGTCCCTTCTGATTGATTCACCAATTCCTGGATGTCTAACCTTTACTGCAACTTCAATGGGTTTAGTAGTTTCACGAGGATATCGATGTCGCACAACTGCTCGATGAACCTGCGCACAATAGTACTCACTTCTCAAACCCTTGCAGCTCTAACTGAAATCGGAACATTGAAAATCCTCTCAAAGGTATTTCTCCTGAATTCCATTTTTTACATTTATCGTTCCCACAACTTTAGCTTGTTCATCTGTTCACTCTGAAATAACCATTTCTGAAATCGTGCCCAATTTTGAAATGGTTATTTTGTGGGGTTAGAGTTTTGGAAAATAATGGTTATCTGTATTTATTGCGCCGGTCCAGAAACGAACAAGCTTGTTCATGTGTTCATCTGTTCACTCTTTGTTCATTTGTCTATTTATTATTGTGCCGATTTCTGAAATGGTTATTTTGTGGGCCTAGAGTTGTGGCCAGGAGCTTGGAGATGGTGATGTGTTTAGTTCTCCTAAAAGGTTAGCGATTTAGCGGCCAATGGCCATGTATTGCTTTTGTTAATGTGGATTTTGTGATTTTGATATTTCTGATCTCTTTGTTTTGTTGTTAACTGCGGTTATAATTAGTGTTGTGGTTATTGTTGCTGATATTTGCAGATTCTCGTTTTGGGATTGGCATTTTTTAAGGTGGTTTTCCTTAAAGATGTTCTCTCATTTGTAAGCTTGTTACTTAGTTACCCCCTTTAGCCTCCTAACGATTTTTTGTGTTGCTCTATTCAATCACAAATTGGCCAGTTCAGTTATCAATTCCTCGTATATGTTGGTGGATATGTGTGTtttgactatttttttttttttgatttaccGAGTTTTATTTTTGTTGCTTTATCAGGTTTTGTACTACTCTTCGATGGATATGCTGTCTCATGGAAGAGGGCCCTCTAATTTTCAAGATGTGTCATCATCTCTGAGTCTTTCACTACATGAGTATTATTTTCTTGTTGTTATTCGTGTTATTATCGGATGCTTTTTATTTATCATAGTAGTTATATTAATGTTATTTGGTTATGCCTTGTTGGTTTTGATATAAGTTGTGATTAGTTTGCTAATTTTTGCTCCCTTCTATGGTTAATGGTGATATTTTTATGAGCTTAGGGTGCAGTAATTGTTGATGGTCGCTACTCACTCGTGGGCAAATTAAACTTCGCTTTTCTCTCACAATATGGTAGGTGCTCTTTCACTTATGAATGTATCTAAGTTGATTACACTGGAGATAGCCGAGCCCTTCACTATACTGCAATTGCAAGTATATAGTTTACTTATAACCACTAAAAAAAACTAACTGAAATGATGTTCCGGGTCACTTGGTTTACTTATAACCAAACTTGTTCTCCGCGCCCCCGAGGTTATGATTCAATTTTAATCTCCTCGACTGCGCAATCCTTCGCTACAAATCTGGTATAATCACATTTTTCCCTTTTACTTCGGCGTTTTGATTAATTATCTTCATCTTATATCTGAATTCCTCTAAATTTATTTCAGATGTTAATTTCAATCCCTACCTACCTAGATTGctcatttagtttaatttttgtGAATCAGCGCTTTACATTCTGTTGAATTTGTATGTCATCTCACTCCGGAAATGCTCTCGCAAAACCTAGCAACCTTGATCGTAAATCTCCTCAAAGGTATGTGCTGTGATTCTaaattccctttttctttttttaaaatgTTTCGCATCTATGAATTTCTTGGTTTTTTTACGATCTGCTATCATTCCTCCTCAAGTctctaatttattttttatttggaGGTTTCAATTTGATTAGGATGTTGTTAAGGTCCTTTTCAAGTGTTAATCCTATTAGTATTCTTGGGTTTTAAAAACGATCTTTTCCCATTGTATTATGGGGTTTTAAAATGATTTATTCAGATTGTATTATGAGGTGTTTAAAACGATTTATTAACAGTGAATTATAAGTTATTTGTAATCTTTACAATCATATTATATCTGTTTCTGCAGTTGTTGTGAACTTTAGAAATTAGAGTTGCAGTTGTTGTGAATAGAAATTGTAGTAGGAGTTGACAACTCTAACACTACCTAGGTATTTAATCCTAATCTTAAATCCTTTTAGTGTTAACCTTTTCTTTTCACCGTCTTTCTTCTTTTCGCTGTTTTTTTTTAATGGTTTTTTTTGTTTAGTAATTTGATTTTTATCTTCGTTTTCTAGGTTTTTTGTTCGTTTTCAAGGTTTATTTCCTCATATATTAGGTTGGTGCCCTGTTGAATTTAAGTAGTTTGTTTGATTTCAGTGTCTCACTTTTAggctttctttattttttttgtgtttcggtGGTGTGCCCTGTTAAATTTTAGGATGTCCACCATTTTGAATGGTTTTTTTTGTGTGTATGCCAATGCGAGTTTTGAACTTATTTTTTGTTCTAAAGTTGCAGCTTTCAGCTccttattgtttattttttttgtttggttagGGTTATACCGTACAAATACTCTGTTTGtatgttgat
It includes:
- the LOC141591228 gene encoding uncharacterized protein LOC141591228 isoform X2 gives rise to the protein MSHNCSMNLRTIVLTSQTLAALTEIGTLKILSKSCGQELGDGDVFSSPKRFSFWDWHFLRFCTTLRWICCLMEEGPLIFKMCHHL
- the LOC141591228 gene encoding uncharacterized protein LOC141591228 isoform X1, with the protein product MSNLYCNFNGFSSFTRISMSHNCSMNLRTIVLTSQTLAALTEIGTLKILSKSCGQELGDGDVFSSPKRFSFWDWHFLRFCTTLRWICCLMEEGPLIFKMCHHL